The stretch of DNA CAATGGCCAAAAATCTAATTTTACACGGCGTGTGGGGTGTAGATAAATATGGTTTTACATCCTCTTCATCGTCGCCCCTCTGGATAATAGTGTTATTTCTGGCCTATTCTTTATTTGGAATAAATGTATTCATTCCTTTCATATTAAACATTACATTCGCCACAATTTTTATTTTCATAGCATACTCCATATTTAAATACTATAAAATGCAACCCATGTACAACCTGATTTTTTTGCTGTTTTTAATATTTTTTACTCCAATTCCGGCACTTGCATTTACAGGCATGGAGCATATTCTCCAGATAGTGCTAGTTGTTTTATTTGCTTTTATCAGCACCCAGGTACTTTGTGAAGATAAACCAAGCACGTTTAAATATTATATACTTTTAATCTTAGCATCCATGGTTGTTGCAGTACGTTATGAAGATTTAATTGTAGTTTTAATTATTGCAGCTATGTTTTTTATTAAAAAAGAGTATTGGAAATCTTTATCTATATTGGGTACCAGTATGATCCCCGTATTTGCATATGGAATATATTCTACTATGAATGGATGGTTTTTTCTGCCTAATTCACTTATAACTAAAACTATTTTTGTTGAGGCTAAAACTCAAGCTTTTTCATTAAATGGCATAGTTCTGCTTGTGAATAATTTTCTAAATATTCAAAATTTATTTATATTTATTCCCTTGATTTTGGCAGTTGGGCTGTTAATTTTCCGTTTCGAAAAAAAGGTTTTATGGAATGCTCCAAATATTCTACTTACCATATTTATAGGCACTGCCACATTACATATGATCGCAGCACGAACAGGCTGGTTCTACCGTTACGAAGCGTATCTTATAGCTTTAGGAATTCTAACAATTGCAATTGGTATAAATGAATACTTGCCTGCAGTTCCAAAATGGGATACAAAATTGATTTCTAAAAATTTAACATTAATCCTCATAATATTCGTGTTATTCGTCTCCCTCGTGGGAAGAGGGTATTTTTCATTCAATGAGGTCCCTACAGCTACCCATAATGTCTACGATCAACAGTACCAGATGGGCCTGTTTATACAGAAGTATTATAGAGGAGATGCAGTTTCTTTAAATGATGTGGGTGCAGTAAATTATGTTACAGATATAAAATCAGTAGATCTACTAGGATTAAGTGGATTAAACGTTTCTAAAGCAATTTTAAATGAGAACTACACCATAAAAGATATTGATAATATTACACATCAAAACCATGTTAAAGTAATTATAGTATATGAAGATTTATATAGAAAATATTTAACAGGAGGAATACCTTCTGATTGGATTAAAGTAGGGCAATGGAGGATCACCAATAGAATAACCTGTTTTATGGATACTGTTTCTTTTTATGCAATTGATCCTCAAGATGCAGAAAATTTAACCAAAAATTTAAAGGAATTCTCTTCTCAATTACCCCCAGACGTTCAACAAAGTGGGAATTATATGGATAAAGACTAAAAATATAATTTGATTTAATATATAAAATTGGTATAATTGGGAAAAAAGATATAGATAATAAAAACTGAAGTGAATAACATGTCAAAAGTCGCTTTACTTAAAACATCACCAGAAACAGTAATTGATGATTATTACAAATTAATGCATCTTACAGATTATGAAAAATCATTATCAAAACAGGACAAAACAGTTTTAAAGCTCAACCTTTCATGGACACTCTACTACCCTGCATGTTCAACTCCCCCATGGCAGCTTGAAGGGGTTTTAAATACATTAAAAAAAGACGATTACAAGGATATTGTAGCTGTAGAGAACCAGACTGTGGTAACTCACCCATGGAAAGGAGCATACTACAACAAATGGTTACCTCTATTAAAGGAGAATGAAATAGATTTTCAACCATTAACAGACGTAGAATGGGAAACTCATAAACCTAAATCAGAAATGCTTGCAATGAACGACATATTCGGCGAAGTGTTAGTCCCAAAAATGTTTTACGGTTCTAATGTAGTCCATTTCCCAACAGTAAAAACCCACGGCCACACCACAACTACAGGGGCTATGAAAAATGCTTTTGGTGGATTAATTCCCAAATACAGGCATCATGCCCATAAAAAGATACATGAGGTCCTTGTCGATTTACTGGCAATTCAAAAAGAAATCCATAACGGAATCTTCTCAGTTATGGATGGAGGAGTTTGCGGAAATGGCGCAGGACCAAGAACAATGGAACCATACTGCGGAAACATCATCCTTGCCAGTGAAGATCAGGTTGCAATCGATGCCATTGCAGCTAAAATAATGGGCTTCGACCCACTAAAAATAAATTACATCAAAACAGCACACGACAGAGGCCTTGGAATAGGAGATGTTGACCAGATCGAAATAGTGGGAATGGATAATGGAGATCTGAAAAATCTAAACTTCAAATTTGAAACAAGCAGGAGCCCAGTTGTAAAGTGGGATCAAAGAATAAGAAAAAGCACCATGAACATCAAATGGCTGCACCACCTGCTATTTAACTCCCCCATATTTAAAACATTCATTTTTGCGTCCGAATTCTACCATGACAAACTATGGTACCCAACGACAGGAAAAAAGAAAATAAAAGAATTTAAAAAGACCGAATGGGGACAAATGTTTAATAAATATCCATATGGAGACTTTCCAGAGTATAAAGAAATCAAAAACTGGGACCCATATTAACTCCAGATAATTTACTTATATTCTTTTAAAATTCATTTTTGAAGCTTATTTTAATATTATTTCAATTTTTATTCCCAATAGATGCTTATTCGTTTTAAATACTTTTATGGTCAATTTAAACGATTACTGGTTTTATACGGTTCATATTTACATTACTTGTCTAAAACATGTTAAAATTTTAAAGGTTATTTATTTAATTAAAAAATGACAATAATGATTATGGATCTTTACGATTTCAAAAAGCCAGAAAACACCGGACAAAAAATTGAAGTACAACCACAAATAAATAAAATTAATGTTAAATCTATTCTCAATAAACATAAAAAGAGAGATTCATGGTTTTTAAGTGATTACACATTAAATCCATATTACGGGTGTTCGGTTAACTGTCTTTACTGTTACATTCGCGGGAGCCATTACGGCGGAAATATCACCCATAAAACATCTGCCAAAGCAAATGCTCCAGATATCCTGGTAAAACAGCTCAAAAAAAGGGCAAAAAATAAAGAATATGGATTAATAGCCTTAGCAACGTCCAGTGAAGCTTATCCTCAGATCGAAGAAGAATTGAAATTAACAAGATCTATTCTCCAGATAATAAACAGGTTTAAATTCCCTGTAAGTATTTTAACCAAATCTACCCTTGTTTTAAGAGATATGGACATTTTAAAGAGGATCAATGAAAATGCAATTTTACCCCCTGATTTAAAACCTAAATTAAAAGGAGGAGCCATAATATCTTTTTCTTTCTCCACCCCTGATGAAAAATTGGCCAGAATATTTGAACCCAATGCCCCCACACCTAAAGAAAGGCTTGAAACCATGAAAAAGTTTAAAGACGAAGGTTTTAAGGTTGGAGTATGCTACATGCCTGTCCTGCCATTTTTGTCTGATTCAGATAAGCAAATAGAAAAAATGGTAGTACTCGCAAAAAACTACGGAGCTGACTCAATTTTAACTGCAGGACTTACATTATTTGGAGAAGAAACTAATGATTGCAAGACCGTTTATTACAAAATAATTGAAAAAAATTTCCCTGAAATTTTAGAAAAAACAAAGCGTTTATTTGGGGATAATTTTTATCCTACCTCAAAATATCAAAAAGACCTTGCTGAAAGGGCAAATAAAATATGTAAAAAATATGAAATTAAAAACAGATTTTAAATTAAGTAGCCAAAAAATGATATTTATACGATATCTACCAGTAAAAAAGTGATTAAATGAAACAAGACATAAGATTCGGTCCAGCAGGAAGGCCCATAGGATACAAAGGTAAAACCACACAGGTTTGTGATTATATTAAAAAAATAGGGCTTGATGCTTTTGAATATCAAGCTACTTATGGAGTTAGAATTTCAAAACAGTCCGCGCTTGAACTTGGTGAAAATGCGGCCAAAAATGATATTTTGGTTTCAATGCATGGGCCTTACTACATCAATTTATGCTCACAAAAAGAGGATACAATCAAAAAATCAGTTGAAAGATTAGTTCAGTCTGCAAAAGCAGGAGAATGGATGAATTCATACAGAACAGTTTTTCACATGGGTTTTTATACAAAATATTCCCCAGAGGAAGCCATGAAAAAATGTAAAGATGCTATTTCCGAACTCTTAGAAAATATGGAAACGCTTGGAATTAAAAATTATACATTTGCACCAGAAACTACAGGTAAAAAGTCACAATTTGGTTCACTTGACGAGCTAGTAGATATATGCAGGTCTTTTGATAATTTTGCCCCAACTGTAGACTTTGCACACATGCATGCGCGGTCTGGAGGAATTATTAAAACCAAAGAAGATTATGCAAAGATATTCAATAAAATAGAAAAGGAATTAGATTTAAAATCACTTCACTGTCATTTTACAAAGATAGAATACACAGATGCCGGTGAGAAAAAACATCATATACTCGATGATTCAAACTTTGGGCCTCCCCTTACTCCATTACTTGAATTAATTTCAGAAAATGGATTTAATGTCACTTTAATATGTGAAACTCCTTACCTGGATATTGATGCATTAGAAATGAAAAAAGAATACAGCAGTATTTTGAGGGGA from Methanobacterium veterum encodes:
- a CDS encoding SPL family radical SAM protein, producing the protein MIMDLYDFKKPENTGQKIEVQPQINKINVKSILNKHKKRDSWFLSDYTLNPYYGCSVNCLYCYIRGSHYGGNITHKTSAKANAPDILVKQLKKRAKNKEYGLIALATSSEAYPQIEEELKLTRSILQIINRFKFPVSILTKSTLVLRDMDILKRINENAILPPDLKPKLKGGAIISFSFSTPDEKLARIFEPNAPTPKERLETMKKFKDEGFKVGVCYMPVLPFLSDSDKQIEKMVVLAKNYGADSILTAGLTLFGEETNDCKTVYYKIIEKNFPEILEKTKRLFGDNFYPTSKYQKDLAERANKICKKYEIKNRF
- a CDS encoding TIM barrel protein, which produces MKQDIRFGPAGRPIGYKGKTTQVCDYIKKIGLDAFEYQATYGVRISKQSALELGENAAKNDILVSMHGPYYINLCSQKEDTIKKSVERLVQSAKAGEWMNSYRTVFHMGFYTKYSPEEAMKKCKDAISELLENMETLGIKNYTFAPETTGKKSQFGSLDELVDICRSFDNFAPTVDFAHMHARSGGIIKTKEDYAKIFNKIEKELDLKSLHCHFTKIEYTDAGEKKHHILDDSNFGPPLTPLLELISENGFNVTLICETPYLDIDALEMKKEYSSILRG
- a CDS encoding DUF362 domain-containing protein; the encoded protein is MSKVALLKTSPETVIDDYYKLMHLTDYEKSLSKQDKTVLKLNLSWTLYYPACSTPPWQLEGVLNTLKKDDYKDIVAVENQTVVTHPWKGAYYNKWLPLLKENEIDFQPLTDVEWETHKPKSEMLAMNDIFGEVLVPKMFYGSNVVHFPTVKTHGHTTTTGAMKNAFGGLIPKYRHHAHKKIHEVLVDLLAIQKEIHNGIFSVMDGGVCGNGAGPRTMEPYCGNIILASEDQVAIDAIAAKIMGFDPLKINYIKTAHDRGLGIGDVDQIEIVGMDNGDLKNLNFKFETSRSPVVKWDQRIRKSTMNIKWLHHLLFNSPIFKTFIFASEFYHDKLWYPTTGKKKIKEFKKTEWGQMFNKYPYGDFPEYKEIKNWDPY